From the Streptococcus sp. 29887 genome, one window contains:
- a CDS encoding pyridoxamine 5'-phosphate oxidase family protein, translating to MEVKDVMEILEGMKLGIFATVDEAGNPHARPIHITAANEDGIFFMTGSETHFYQQLMGDERVALTALSEEDYLIQVIRIEGKARPASQELLEKVFVDNPYVQHVYKDEESRKTMQIFQVYEGDGFYHSLTQGHKYVFKINNEVGQARTI from the coding sequence ATGGAAGTCAAAGATGTCATGGAAATTTTGGAAGGAATGAAGCTAGGGATTTTTGCGACGGTTGATGAAGCTGGAAATCCCCATGCGCGTCCTATCCATATCACAGCAGCCAATGAAGATGGTATCTTCTTTATGACGGGTTCGGAAACGCATTTCTATCAGCAATTGATGGGGGATGAGCGTGTTGCGCTAACAGCCCTGTCAGAAGAAGACTACTTGATTCAAGTGATTCGTATCGAGGGCAAAGCTCGTCCGGCTAGTCAAGAACTCTTGGAGAAGGTTTTTGTGGACAATCCTTATGTCCAACATGTTTACAAGGATGAGGAAAGTCGCAAGACCATGCAGATTTTCCAAGTCTATGAGGGAGATGGCTTCTATCATAGTTTGACGCAGGGGCATAAGTATGTCTTTAAAATCAATAATGAGGTAGGTCAAGCTCGAACAATCTAA
- a CDS encoding polysaccharide pyruvyl transferase family protein, which translates to MTKYALFSYTTGNIGDEIQSVATSRFLPRIDYFINRDYMNEFQAETDEEIKIIMNGWYSHRPENFPLKNEKIDPLLISMFIDDPVQEQFSTEENRAFFKKYGPVGARSGATKDFLESIGVDSYWSGCLTLTIQPEKNVKKQDFVLAIDLPNAVYDKLARESIYPVIRMSADINHQYMSPSQRMKVAQYYLYLYQSARFVVTTRLHGTLPCLALGTPVLNIQE; encoded by the coding sequence ATGACCAAATATGCCCTTTTTAGTTACACAACAGGTAATATAGGAGATGAGATTCAATCCGTTGCGACCAGTCGCTTTTTACCACGGATTGACTACTTCATCAATCGTGATTACATGAATGAGTTTCAGGCGGAAACGGATGAAGAAATAAAAATCATCATGAACGGATGGTACTCACATCGGCCGGAAAATTTTCCATTAAAAAATGAAAAAATCGATCCTCTATTGATATCGATGTTTATCGATGATCCGGTGCAAGAGCAATTTTCTACAGAAGAAAATAGAGCATTTTTCAAAAAATATGGTCCAGTTGGTGCGAGGAGTGGAGCTACCAAAGACTTCCTTGAATCGATCGGTGTAGACTCGTACTGGTCTGGTTGCTTGACATTAACCATTCAACCAGAAAAGAATGTGAAAAAGCAGGATTTTGTCTTAGCGATTGATTTGCCCAATGCTGTTTATGATAAGTTGGCAAGAGAATCTATTTATCCGGTTATTCGGATGAGTGCGGATATCAACCACCAGTACATGAGCCCTTCTCAACGGATGAAAGTGGCTCAGTACTACCTCTACCTCTATCAGTCAGCACGTTTTGTCGTTACCACTCGTTTGCATGGAACCTTGCCATGTTTGGCGCTTGGAACTCCTGTTTTGAATATTCAAGAATAA
- a CDS encoding glycosyltransferase family 2 protein has product MSVIVPVYNGEKHLRQCVESIMAQDYKNLEILLINDGSTDGSALLCEQLRQQDRRVRVVHKVKNEGLGAARNTSLEVATGDYIVFVDADDWIDPNHVSDLHELLTRTGSDVAISNFTQYYEETGQFNLHIAADDYYEAVYSPEEWFAFQYGVGHNISLCFTVPWSKMYKKSLFEYILYPTDGFGEDDRTTWKTYLAANRIAYMHRSSLIYRVNAGSMTQTADQATIFSTEPVAERLEVLGLLGFDLSREIAAYKWRSQINRDSKLRNGDVVAYKNLEFRKRMIDKYGNN; this is encoded by the coding sequence GTGAGTGTAATTGTACCTGTTTACAATGGGGAAAAACATCTTCGTCAATGTGTCGAAAGTATTATGGCACAGGATTATAAAAATCTAGAGATTTTATTGATCAATGATGGTTCGACAGACGGGTCAGCTCTCTTGTGCGAGCAGTTACGTCAGCAAGATCGACGGGTTAGAGTGGTTCACAAGGTGAAGAATGAGGGTCTAGGCGCAGCCCGCAATACATCGCTTGAGGTGGCGACAGGGGACTATATTGTATTTGTGGATGCAGATGATTGGATTGATCCTAATCATGTTTCTGATTTGCATGAACTACTTACTCGTACAGGAAGTGATGTAGCCATTTCCAACTTTACTCAGTATTACGAGGAAACTGGGCAGTTCAATTTACATATTGCGGCAGATGATTATTACGAGGCTGTTTATAGCCCAGAAGAGTGGTTTGCTTTCCAATATGGTGTTGGCCACAATATTTCCCTCTGTTTCACAGTACCTTGGAGCAAAATGTATAAAAAGTCTCTGTTTGAATACATCCTCTATCCGACAGATGGTTTTGGGGAGGACGACCGGACAACTTGGAAAACATATTTGGCAGCGAATCGAATCGCCTATATGCATCGCTCTAGTCTGATTTATCGTGTCAATGCGGGGTCGATGACCCAGACAGCCGATCAGGCGACAATATTTTCAACGGAGCCAGTGGCAGAACGCCTTGAGGTGCTGGGCTTGCTTGGTTTTGATTTGTCACGGGAAATTGCCGCCTACAAATGGCGTTCGCAGATAAATCGGGATAGCAAACTGCGTAATGGGGATGTAGTAGCTTATAAGAACCTGGAATTCCGCAAGCGGATGATAGATAAATACGGAAACAACTAA
- a CDS encoding sugar transferase, translated as MRVYITNLNGQAASSTAQLGQNMVTDIAIGLGYRELGVYAYNMEADSPSELSKRLDGIVAGLRHGDVVIFQTPTWNTTNFDERLMAKLKAYQIKIVIFIHDVVPLMFAGNYYLMDRTIAYYNLADIIVAPSQKMIDVLREHGLTVKKTLVQGMWDHPTNAPQLPAYYKPLIHFPGSPERFSFMKSWNYPVQVHLYCRQEVELPTMVKRLPYRPDEQLLLEMSQGGFGLVWMDDHDKGYQTLYCPYKLGAFVAAGIPVIVQRGIANQEIIEANGLGLVVDSLDEAVEKIQAMTPADYQGFVARVRAFNPLVRQGYFTKKLLIDAVFSAICDGGEG; from the coding sequence ATGAGAGTCTATATTACGAATTTAAACGGTCAAGCAGCATCTTCAACGGCGCAGCTTGGACAAAATATGGTGACAGATATTGCGATTGGGCTTGGCTATCGTGAACTAGGGGTTTATGCTTATAATATGGAGGCAGATAGTCCGTCTGAACTCAGTAAACGCTTGGATGGGATTGTGGCTGGCTTGCGGCATGGGGATGTTGTCATCTTCCAAACGCCGACTTGGAATACAACGAATTTTGATGAGCGCTTGATGGCAAAGTTGAAGGCCTATCAAATCAAAATTGTGATTTTTATCCACGATGTTGTTCCTTTAATGTTTGCGGGAAATTACTACTTGATGGACCGGACCATTGCCTACTATAATCTAGCAGATATCATTGTGGCCCCGAGTCAAAAGATGATTGATGTCTTGCGTGAACATGGTTTGACTGTGAAAAAGACACTAGTTCAGGGGATGTGGGATCATCCGACCAATGCTCCGCAATTACCAGCTTATTACAAGCCCTTGATTCACTTTCCGGGCTCACCAGAGCGTTTTAGCTTCATGAAAAGTTGGAACTATCCTGTTCAGGTTCATCTTTATTGTCGCCAAGAGGTGGAGTTGCCAACCATGGTAAAACGCCTGCCTTATCGCCCAGATGAACAGCTCTTGTTAGAAATGTCGCAGGGCGGATTTGGCTTGGTCTGGATGGATGATCATGACAAGGGGTATCAAACCCTCTATTGTCCGTATAAATTAGGTGCTTTTGTAGCAGCAGGAATCCCTGTGATTGTTCAGAGAGGAATTGCCAATCAGGAAATCATCGAGGCGAATGGACTTGGTTTGGTTGTGGACAGTCTGGATGAAGCAGTTGAAAAAATTCAAGCTATGACGCCAGCTGACTATCAGGGATTTGTGGCTAGAGTAAGAGCCTTTAATCCCTTGGTTCGACAAGGGTATTTTACGAAAAAATTATTGATCGATGCTGTCTTTAGTGCCATATGTGATGGGGGAGAAGGATGA
- a CDS encoding SP_1767 family glycosyltransferase: protein MRKLEEIRVLPILDSLAYIKEHQSSVVRFGDGEIDVIQGSSIPYQPYDSELAAALKAILTIPSSPELVVCLPDVFQGLERYNSNAQQFWKSHFERYGQFYAHECQSDWYGSTFISRPYIDLVDKEPAAAYFAAIKDLWQGRDILIVEGETSRSGVGNDLFAGADSVSRIVCPSKNAFAKYDDILEAILEHADDKLVLLMLGPTAKVLAVDLMQRGYQAIDLGHIDSEYEWFQMKATSKVKLDHKHTAEHNFDTDIQFTEDADYLYSVKAWVGVAPQTLQEVSVKEEHEVQAVPALISIIVPVYNVKPYLNRCIDSLLKQTYPHFELILINDGSTDGSAFVLEEYAKKDERIRVIHQENAGVSAARNKGIDSAKGEYITFVDSDDFVEDYYLQHLYDGARESGSDIAATNFTSFNEERQSFLFYHHEGNYFQTVYSIQDWLDLEGNMKNNMHLAFTFSPLKLFKRSLFGDIRYPTGRLREDDATIYKLYLKANQIHFTNEGPYYYSQRPEGLSRSAMLQDITTMISNAEERIALLVTMGYNPKAQIASYVARLEKCQADALYAGQIELYRTIRVKLELYDQFRKFK, encoded by the coding sequence ATGAGAAAATTAGAAGAAATTCGTGTTTTGCCGATTTTGGATAGTCTTGCTTATATCAAAGAACACCAGTCCTCTGTTGTGCGATTTGGAGATGGAGAAATTGATGTGATTCAGGGGTCTAGCATCCCCTATCAGCCATATGATTCAGAATTAGCGGCGGCCTTAAAAGCTATTTTGACCATTCCAAGTTCTCCGGAATTAGTGGTGTGTTTGCCAGATGTCTTTCAAGGATTGGAACGGTATAATTCAAATGCTCAACAATTTTGGAAGAGTCATTTTGAGCGCTATGGTCAATTTTATGCCCACGAGTGTCAATCTGATTGGTATGGTTCAACCTTTATTTCGCGTCCCTATATCGACTTGGTGGATAAGGAACCTGCGGCAGCCTATTTTGCGGCCATTAAGGACTTATGGCAGGGGCGAGATATTTTGATTGTCGAAGGTGAAACCAGTCGATCGGGGGTTGGAAACGACCTGTTTGCTGGAGCAGATTCTGTTTCTCGTATCGTTTGTCCCTCAAAGAATGCTTTTGCTAAATACGATGACATTTTAGAAGCGATTCTAGAGCATGCAGATGATAAGTTGGTCCTTCTGATGTTGGGGCCGACAGCCAAGGTCTTGGCAGTTGATTTGATGCAGAGGGGTTATCAGGCTATTGACTTGGGACACATCGATTCCGAGTATGAATGGTTCCAGATGAAGGCAACATCCAAGGTGAAACTTGACCACAAGCACACCGCTGAGCATAATTTTGATACAGATATTCAGTTTACAGAAGATGCGGACTACCTTTACTCCGTAAAGGCTTGGGTGGGTGTTGCGCCGCAAACTCTACAGGAGGTTTCGGTGAAAGAAGAACACGAAGTGCAAGCAGTACCTGCTTTAATTAGTATTATTGTCCCTGTTTATAATGTAAAGCCTTACTTAAACCGCTGCATTGATTCTTTATTGAAACAGACTTATCCTCATTTTGAATTGATATTAATTAACGATGGTTCGACAGATGGGAGCGCCTTTGTTTTGGAAGAATATGCCAAAAAAGATGAACGTATCCGTGTCATTCACCAGGAAAATGCAGGGGTGTCTGCGGCACGCAATAAGGGGATTGACAGTGCGAAGGGGGAATATATTACCTTTGTCGATTCAGATGATTTTGTAGAAGATTACTATCTCCAGCATCTATATGACGGAGCGAGAGAGTCAGGTTCGGATATTGCCGCCACTAATTTCACCTCTTTCAATGAGGAACGGCAGTCTTTCCTTTTTTACCATCATGAAGGAAACTATTTCCAGACGGTCTATTCCATCCAAGACTGGTTGGACTTAGAGGGAAATATGAAAAACAATATGCACCTTGCTTTCACCTTCTCTCCGTTGAAATTATTTAAAAGGTCCTTATTTGGAGATATTCGCTACCCGACAGGTCGTCTCAGAGAAGACGATGCAACGATCTATAAATTGTATTTGAAAGCCAATCAGATACATTTCACCAATGAAGGTCCTTATTACTATTCTCAACGGCCGGAAGGACTATCTCGATCTGCTATGTTGCAGGATATTACGACCATGATTAGTAATGCCGAGGAGCGTATTGCTCTGCTAGTGACGATGGGGTACAATCCAAAAGCTCAGATCGCTTCGTATGTTGCGCGCTTAGAAAAATGTCAAGCAGATGCCCTCTATGCAGGACAGATAGAATTGTATCGAACGATAAGGGTGAAGTTAGAATTATACGATCAATTTAGAAAGTTTAAGTAG
- a CDS encoding glycosyltransferase family 2 protein encodes MEKVSVIVPVFNAGIYLKQCLDSIINQTYQNLEIILVNDGSTDESASVCEQYRQKDSRVKLVNKPLGGGGVGAARNTALQLVSGDYILFVDNDDWLDPQHIDYLYQSLKEAEADIAVVNFTQFMEETSSFAFHLQAQDYFRQVYSPQEWFKKEYEGRFAISQCFTVPWCKLYKSSLLEGIVYPEDEKVEDDYTTWKIYLNADRIVFSNTSLYYHRKRQTSVTKTVEISSVFPLKSIEERITVLSLIGFDIEPELRAYRWRLNLHKDFYLKAGRMQDYQKCIQKISILEKWKR; translated from the coding sequence ATGGAAAAAGTATCGGTTATCGTTCCTGTGTTTAATGCGGGTATTTATTTGAAACAGTGTTTGGATAGTATTATAAATCAAACCTATCAAAATCTTGAAATAATATTGGTGAATGATGGTTCAACGGATGAAAGTGCTAGCGTTTGTGAGCAGTACCGACAAAAAGATAGTCGAGTTAAACTGGTGAATAAACCACTGGGTGGGGGCGGAGTAGGTGCAGCCAGAAATACAGCCTTACAATTGGTGAGTGGAGACTATATTCTCTTTGTTGATAATGATGATTGGTTGGATCCTCAGCATATTGATTACCTCTATCAGTCTTTGAAAGAGGCGGAGGCAGATATTGCCGTGGTCAATTTTACTCAATTTATGGAAGAGACGAGTTCATTTGCTTTCCATTTACAAGCTCAAGATTACTTTAGACAGGTTTATAGTCCGCAAGAATGGTTTAAAAAAGAGTATGAAGGCCGATTTGCGATTAGTCAATGCTTTACAGTTCCGTGGTGCAAACTATATAAATCCTCCCTATTGGAAGGCATTGTTTATCCAGAAGATGAAAAAGTTGAGGACGACTATACAACCTGGAAAATTTATCTGAATGCTGATCGCATTGTCTTTTCAAATACGAGTTTGTATTACCATCGAAAAAGACAAACAAGTGTTACTAAAACGGTCGAAATCTCTTCTGTCTTTCCTCTGAAAAGTATTGAAGAACGAATTACTGTCTTGTCATTGATTGGTTTTGATATCGAGCCAGAATTACGAGCCTATAGATGGCGATTGAATCTACATAAGGATTTTTATTTGAAAGCTGGTAGGATGCAAGACTATCAAAAATGTATACAAAAGATTTCAATTTTAGAAAAATGGAAAAGGTGA
- a CDS encoding LPXTG cell wall anchor domain-containing protein, with protein MTESLSLSVSESVFESVSESISESIKESVSESVSESVSESISESVSESEAITPAQQVPSQTLSESVLQALPSTGQESQTSLSLLGGMLLFGLLKKKKQKEEQE; from the coding sequence ATGACAGAGAGTTTGAGTCTCTCCGTATCGGAATCTGTCTTTGAGTCCGTCTCCGAATCCATCTCCGAATCGATTAAAGAATCTGTTTCTGAGTCAGTCAGCGAGTCAGTTTCAGAATCGATCTCAGAATCAGTCTCCGAATCTGAAGCGATTACGCCTGCTCAGCAAGTCCCATCTCAAACCCTATCCGAATCTGTTCTCCAAGCCTTGCCAAGCACAGGTCAGGAATCTCAAACCTCCCTCTCCTTGCTCGGAGGAATGCTGTTATTTGGGCTACTCAAAAAGAAAAAACAAAAAGAAGAGCAAGAATAA